The genomic DNA GGTTTGCTAAAAATTCATGAACGCGTCCCGAATTTGTATTTTCATCAAGTATTTTTCTCGAATGGTTACACTCAATCATCAAGTGAGTAAGACCTTTAAACTTGTATTTCACATAGTAAGTGTCAGTAGCGAAAAGTAACTTGCTGCCATTCTCGCTTTGAATAAGAAACCCGTGATTCTCAACATCGTGTTTTACATCGAACGGAAGAATGGTAAACGTACCAACTTCGAATTGCTTCTTATTTTCATACCGTCTAATTCGGTTGTGCTCTATGCCCATCTCGCTTTCAGTTGCCTCTGACATATAAACATCCATCGAAGCGTCCAACGCTCCCTGTACCCCTTTGCAGTGGTCCTTGTGGCTATGACTGATTAAACATGCTGCTATTTTCGAAGTTTCATAGTTTAATGCCCGTTGAATCCTCTTAAACTGGATTCCCAGCTCAATTAAGAGCCGGGTTTCCCCATCATCTATCAGGTAGCAGTTGCCGGTGCTTCCGGTTGCTAAAGTACGTATTTCAATCATTAGAAGCCGGGTCCGTTCGATGTGACTGGTTCTTGTTCGAACATCGTCTGTTGCGCTGGCTCTTCGTACCTCGGTGCTGGTTCCTTTTGAGGGCTTTCGGTAGGCATATCGATAACCTGTGGGTCTGGCTTAATATCCAAATCCTCTGTATTTGCGTTTTGCTGAATTTCATATTCTGGACTAATTTCTTTTCTTTCGTTTTCATACTCGTTTTCAGTCGTGCGATTCACTGCGCCAATGAATAAATCACTGTCATCAGATGTGTTGATGAACGCTTTCGATGCTCTGTTGATGACTGTACGCTTCGCCATTTCCTGCGGGTATTTGTCCTGCACCGCCGTCATAGAAGACTGCGACCACGAGGTTTTGATTTCCGCCATTGTCATGACCGTCAAGAACTGTACTCCGTCCTCGCGTTCGATGATGCAGTAAGCCCCCTCAATGTCTTCCTTCTTGCCTGTTGCCGCTTTCCAATCCACCGAATGCCCTTTAAAAGCTAGTTGCCCGCGTTCGTTGTATTCGACGTCGAATTTTTCGCCATTCCAGATAACGTTAGCCCATACGTCTTTAATGCCGTTCATGCGCTTAATTACCGCTTGTGTTCCGTGGTAGGAACGAACAAATTGCATTTTGTCGCCGTATACAATGAAGTAACCTTGGTTCTTTGCGACGCTTAGTGCTTGTATCGCCATATCTTGCAGTGAGAATGCGACACTGTCGGGTGTTGCTGTGTCAATCAACGCTATCTTCTTTTTGAAATCAACTTCTGTTAACTTGAAATAAGCTGCTTGAACTGCATTGACGATTGAATAATTATTTGGGATGTTGATTTGATTGTTTTCGACCATAGTTTGAACTTTCTTGGCTACCTGAGTTACGATTGCATTTTGCTTATTTGATTCAGCTGGTGCTTGGTTTTGCGTTTGCTGTAGTTGATTAGTCATTTATTTGTCCTCCTGTATTTTCACTAAGTTTTCTTTGCCAAGAAAAAGATAGTCTTCATCGTAAAAATCAGCGTCAATTGCATACTTCATTTCCGGTTCCCGAAAATCGTTTACACTGAAAATAGACCCTTCTCCCATAGGAATGCCGTCATTATTAAGAACTGTCACTCTATCTCTCACCTTTAAAGTCATACAGCACTCTCCTCGTGTAGCATCTGCATACCTTCTTCAATCAACCGTTCCGCGTTGCTTTTTTCGACTCCTTGCTTTTCAACGCGCAACTGCTTGTCCTGCTCCGATACAACGAGACTGACAACCTGTGCATCCATTTCAGTTAAGTGAGTAACCGCCTCGGCGTTATCGATAAAGATCGGCACGCGGAATCCGTAATGATCTGATAGTGTCTGGATGATATCCAAGCCGACATTAATCTTCGCTGCATTGTTAAGGCCAGAACCGTAAGGGACGCCGTTATAAGTCGTTTCGCAAACATCCTCCAAAGTTCCATTCACCAGTCTATTTGTCAGTTTGAATCTAGCAATCTTGAACTTACTGTTGATTTTTTCATCCAACATTTCCACCTTGATGCGTGTAAATTCTTCAATCAGGAACAATTCTTTTTCGACATTCTCAAAGTCTTTCGCAAGCTGCTCCTGTTGCGCTTCGAGTTCGGCAATGCGATTAGTTGATGCTTCGAAATGGGCCTGTTGAGCGATTTGCTGATTAAGTTCATTGCGTTTGGCACGTAGAGTAGCAACTTCGCTTTCGATGCCTGTAACAGCATTTTCAGCATTATCTTGAAGTGATTTAATTTCTTCGTTCAACTGCGCTTGTTCTTCTTTCTTCGCTTGGTATCGAACATCTTGGTATGCGACTTTCACTTCCGCTCTAAGCGCTTCTAGTTCTTCTTCAAGCTTGGTAACGACCTTTTGTTTCACTTCGATATCGGACTGCGCAGAGTCCGTTGTATCAGCCAGCTTCTTGTTCAACTCAAGTAGTTCGTCTTTCTTCTTAGCTCCCGCTTTCCCCAGCTCTCGGATTTCTTCTAGTCTTTGCGACTTTTTAAGATTGAAGGCATTCAACGCTTTTTCTTTTGTCGCTGTCACTTGATCTGCTGGTAAGTCTTGCTCACAAGTCGGGCAGACGCATTCAATCTCGTGAGTGAATTCAGTAGCTTCAAGTGTGTTGTATTCCTCGCGTAAAGGAATAAGTTTCTTTTCGATGGATTCAAATTCTTCGTTATTGCGTTTGACTTGGTGTTCCGAATCTTCTTTTTTGCGTTTGAGAATCAAAATGTTTGATTGCTCTTCTTGAATTTTCACATTGACCTTATTAGCTTTTTCGATTGACTCTGATTCCAGTTCACGTTTAAGTGCTTCGAGATCTAGTCCGACCTGTTGCAATTCCTGTTGCTTACCAACAATCGCAGTGCCATTTTTAATGTTGCTAATTTGCGCTGTGTGACCATCGATTTCCTTTTCAATCCCAGCAATTTCTTTCTCTATAGAAGGAACATCAACATTTCCTTCTGGTAACATGTTGTGAATTTCACTGATACGAGTTGGGATGCTTTTGATTTCATCGTTGATTTTTTTCTTTTTAGCAGCAATAACCTTTTTGTGGTCCTCGATTTTTCTGCCCTGCAAGATGCCAGTCAATTCTTGTAGCGTTTTGTTAGCTGAAATAACCTCTTCGTCTGTTAAGTCGCCTGTAATTTTCAAAAGGAGCTCACGTCGTTCTTCCCATTTACCACCTTTAAAATGCTCATTGAAATAACTAGGTGACGTTAGGAGCCTAAAAACCTCTTCATCAATTAATGCTTCAATCGCTTCGTTATATTTCTTCTCCGGAGTTGGCACTTCATCAATAAAGTACTTGTTTTTGTTACCTTTAAACGTCGCTTCTAATGCGTTCCTCTTTTGAGTCCAATCTTCGTAGTGGATCTTTTTCAAAATTAGAGGTTGTCCATCAACCAAGAATGAAGCTTCGACCTCATGTTCCAGATTGTTCATTTCTTGACCGTCTGGTGTCAGTGTTTTGAGTGAGAACTTCGTTTTGTTTTGGCTATCCTTATTGAACAAAAGCCACAGAAACGCATCGTACACAGTTGTCTTTCCTGTCGCGTTGTCGCCATAGACTTTTGCGTCACCGCCGTTTAACTCGATTTTTAGATCCTTCACGCCTTTGAAATTCCTAAGTGCCAATGCCATCAATTTAATTTCTTTCATTGTTCTTCCTCCAATTCTTCGATTTTTGCTTTTAATTCTTCGATTTCTTCATCTCTTTCGCTTACAATGACTTCCAAATCATTAATCTGCTCATCGAGATTTTCAGCCAACTCTTCGATTTCTTCCGCAACTTCTTCCAAACCATCAAATAAGTTGGGCGAAAGATTGTCACTTTCATCATCAATAAATCGTTCTAATACACTCGCCGCGTCTGTTTTCCTGCCAATAGCTTGTCTACTCAACTTCATTCCTCCTTGTCATTTGAGGGGTTCTGCGCTAAAATGTGAGTAACTATATTTGTCAGAACCCCGAACTCGCTGCTACCAACAGCGGGTTTATTTTGTGCTTTCAACCAATCGAATTGCTTCCAAAAGCGTTTCGACTTTTGCATGCTGAACTTCATAAGAAGCCTTAGCGCGCATCATCTCGTCCACGGAATGTGCTTGCGCGACATCATGAGCTAAGTCGTCCAAAGTTTCCTGTTCAACTCCGTACCACGATGCCAGCTTATTGATTGCTTGTTCCACTTGGCGTCCCCCTTCCATATTCCTTCTCGACCTCTGCCATAGTGATCTCGTGGTGACAATCATCACAGCGTTGCGGGTATCCGTAACCTTCACCCATGTAAACGCCGCAGGTTCCGCATAACGTTCCGTCTATGTGCATGTCTGCTATTTCACCCATCCTTTTCACTCCTCTCTGCGCGTTTCCACCGCGTGCCGATGTAAAACGCGATACATTGTGACAAAACGATTAGCAACATGTCACCTTTTTCCGCTAGCGTTAACACGTCATCATCCTTTCCGATGGTTGAATCCCATCAAGATGACTAGTAACAAGTGCAGTTTTAGCCTCTCGGCCGTTACTAGCCATCTTGATAGGAGCCAAAGCTCCTAACCTGTGTTATAATTAATTCATCGAGAAATCATTTGTCGGCTGACCCCTATGTCAGTCGGCTTTTTTATTTTCGTGACATCAATTCCAGCTTTCTTCATTTTTTCTATAAAAATTGCTAAATCTTCGCGTAACTGCTTTTCTTCCACTCTCATGATTTCCTCCTAGTAAAAGAATTTGATGAAGCCGCCAACGAATTGGGTTAGCGTTTGAGATAGAGCCACTATATCTACACCGTTCACTAGCGATACGCCAGCTTCAATCGGCGTTGTGTTTTGCACTTGTAATCGAGATGACACAACTTGCATCCATTGGATGAAATCATCTAATTTAAGTGCCCTATCGCCGTTTTCTAATTTAGAAACAGTTGGCCTTGAAGTCTGTATTAGTGGAGCTATTTCATCTTGTGTCAAGTCAGCCCTTTTTCTCGTCTCTCGAAGTACCGACCCGTAATCGTAATTCATAACGCCCTTTCACCCCCTCGAATGTTCCATTTTCGAACATGTTCCAAAACGGACCAACATTTCCGATGTGAATCTAGTAATATAATTAATGAAGGAACAAGTTAACTTGCATGGAATGACCCCTCCTTGCAACCTCGCAATTCCTCGCACTGCAATCTCCGTTTATGTAAGGGGCATGCCCGCCCCTTCCTCACTACTCGACCAACTTCAAATGTTGCTGATTGTTCAACGCTTTGATTTCAAGCCGCAAACTTGTATCTGGCTGCCACTCTTGGATAAAGTGCAAAGCTTCGTCGAACCGGACTTTCGGCAACTCTCCGTATCTAGGAATCTCAAAGTATCTTTTAAACTCGTTCCAGAACTGAGAGAAGACCTTTTTACTAATAACCTTATAAGCGTTCGAATCTTTACCACCCAAGAACTCGACAATCTTGCCGCGAGCATTCCGATTGATGCGTTGTTCTTGTGGCCCGTTGATCCGCATGTGGTCTTTCAAGTACTTCACGTCCGTTTCGACGGTTTCGATACGTTCCTCATGTTGAAGTGCTGTTTGTAGAAGTAGTTTTGTGTTGCCTGGTTGTCCAACTTGATATGAACCGGTCTTTCTTATAGAAGGAAGCACTTCATCGAACACCCAAACTTCGAATCTTTCAGCATCTGGTAGTTTCGAATTTGTGATAAGCCTGTACAAATTTCCTTCGCTGATGAACTTCTTTTGTTGTTTACCGCCTGTTGTAAGGACCTCGTGAAACACGACCCCCTCACTCCGGCAGTGCCTGTTGACTGCATCCGACGGATTTGAGTAACCCAGTTTCTTCGCAACGTCATTAGCCGGAAAATGTTCTTTACCTTCAACGGTCAATATTTCTAACCCGCCAAACTTCTCATGATTGAAAATCTGTAATTGGTTCATTAAACATCCCTCCTATTAATAGTTAGTAGATTGGTAACCCTTTTAACTGCACGGCTGATGTTTCAACCATTGAAGCAAATACTCACTAGCTTCTTTTGCCGGAATCACCCACTTGGTGCCAACCTTGTGTCTAGGGAAATCCGGTAAGAAGAAAAATGTTTCTAAAACAAAACTTCTCGACATGCAAGTCTTCTCGCAAAGTGTTTTCAAATCCCAAAAGATAAATTCGGATTCAATGGTTTTCAACTTCGTTTTGATTTCTTCTCTAGCAATCTCGAAAACTTGTTGCTCGTCGATTTGGACTTGAATCATGATTTCGACTCCTTTCTTTTCCTTCACACCCACTAATCAAAGTTCGACGTCATGACGTTGGCCTATTGGCTGTCGCTCGCTCTAATGAGGTCGTGGCGTACTCCGCTCGGTCGAACAAAGATTGCTGGGTGTGAGGTGCTTATTTTTTAAATTACTTGTTTTTCCGATTTACGCACTTCGTGTACTTTATCTTCAAAAAAAATGGTCCACTTGAATTTCAAGACGTCAGCAATACTCACAGCAACACCAACACTCGGGTTTCTTTCACCTTGTTCGTACATAGCGTATGTCGTTCTAGCTATTCCGGACTTCATTGCTACCTGTTCTTGAGTTAACCCGGCTCCGAGACGTTTATCTTTCAACCATTCTCTCATATCTCCACCTCCTTTTTACACGTTCCGTGTAGCTCTTGAAATAAATATACTACACACTATGAGTATAGTCAACTACTAATTACGCATTTCGCGTAAAACTATTGAATACACTAAATGTGTAGCTATAATTACAGTTAGAAGGGGTTGATTATCATGCTTTCAGATAAACTTAGGAAGTTACGCGCAACAACCAACTGCACGCAATCCGAATTCGCTAAAAGGATAGGTGTTGCGAGGACAACATATGCAATGTATGAGCAAGGTCACCGGGAACCGGACTATGAAACACTTCAAAAAATAGCTGACTATCATAACACCACGACTGACTACTTATTAGGATTGACGAATAACCCTAAACAGAGTGATAAAAATGAAAAAGATATAGCTAAGCGTTTAGAAGCCTTTAAAAACGACCTAGTGAATTCCGATGGTCTTAACTTCTCTGGAGAACCAATGAGTGAAGATGCGAAAGAATCCTTAATAGAAGCAATGGAACATATCTTTCGTCAAACACAACGGATTAATAAGAAATATATTCCTGACAAATACAAAAAAGATGATGACTAATATGATATTGGAGTGATCCAGTTGACTTGGATTAAAGCGGTTGTAGAGAACTTAACCAGGCAGTATGGAACTAACGATCCTTTTAAATTAGCATCACTTTTAAATATCCATATAGTTTATTGGGATTTGCATCACGAGATACAAGGTTTTTATAAATACGACCGGAGAAATAAATACATCGTTATTAATAGTAACTTGAGTAGTTGGAAGCAACTATACGTTCTTGCGCACGAACTTGGACATTCGATGATGCATCCGAGGGTGAATACCCCTTTCTTGAGAGAAAAAACATTCCTTTCGGTTGATCGTATAGAAGTTGAGGCGAATACCTTTGCGGTTGAGTTGCTACTACCTGACGAAGCGCTCCATGAATATAAAGACAGTAGTTTATCAATTAGTGAGGTTGCGGGTATACATGGCGTACCGGAAGAGGTTGCACACTTAAAGAATTTACGTAATATTGAATAGAAGCGAGGAGGAGAACAATGAAAAAGAATTTCGCAGTAACCCTATTCTTGGCGGGGAGCTTGGCGCTAACTGCGTGCGGAGATACTGACGCACCGACCCCTTCCCCGGAAAAATCAAAAGAAGTAGAGAAAGTTGCTACTATCACCAAAGAAGAATTCGAGCAATTGGAAAACGGCATGACACTTAAAGAAGTTGAGAAACTGGTGGGTGGAAAAGCCAAAGGTGAGTACAAAAAACCTACCCGTTACCTCTATGACGGCGCGGGTGGCGAAGAGAAAGATTCTGTCATTACCCTAGAATTTGAAAACGAAAAACTGAAAAGCAAATCCGAAGAAGGTTTACTAGTTGACGAAGACAAAGTTGAAACTCCATTAAGTCCGGAAGAAGAAATAATAGCAATGCTAGAAACAAATACTGATTTCCAAACATTCTCCGAAAAATTTTATTCCCTTCCTGGAGAAGAACAAACTGAACTATTTGAGAAAAAAATACAAGGAAAATCCGCATTGAATTGGTCGGGTGTAATCGTCCACAAAGCCGGAGATAATATTTTTATTTATGCAGGAGACCCTTCCTTGCACAACGGCGAAGACTGGAAAACTATCAC from Sporosarcina sp. FSL K6-1522 includes the following:
- a CDS encoding MBL fold metallo-hydrolase encodes the protein MIEIRTLATGSTGNCYLIDDGETRLLIELGIQFKRIQRALNYETSKIAACLISHSHKDHCKGVQGALDASMDVYMSEATESEMGIEHNRIRRYENKKQFEVGTFTILPFDVKHDVENHGFLIQSENGSKLLFATDTYYVKYKFKGLTHLMIECNHSRKILDENTNSGRVHEFLANRIIGSHFSLENLLEFFKANDLSRVQEIHLLHLSDTNSDEEEFKRAVQAATGKLVYVP
- a CDS encoding RecT family recombinase — protein: MTNQLQQTQNQAPAESNKQNAIVTQVAKKVQTMVENNQINIPNNYSIVNAVQAAYFKLTEVDFKKKIALIDTATPDSVAFSLQDMAIQALSVAKNQGYFIVYGDKMQFVRSYHGTQAVIKRMNGIKDVWANVIWNGEKFDVEYNERGQLAFKGHSVDWKAATGKKEDIEGAYCIIEREDGVQFLTVMTMAEIKTSWSQSSMTAVQDKYPQEMAKRTVINRASKAFINTSDDSDLFIGAVNRTTENEYENERKEISPEYEIQQNANTEDLDIKPDPQVIDMPTESPQKEPAPRYEEPAQQTMFEQEPVTSNGPGF
- a CDS encoding helix-turn-helix transcriptional regulator — its product is MNYDYGSVLRETRKRADLTQDEIAPLIQTSRPTVSKLENGDRALKLDDFIQWMQVVSSRLQVQNTTPIEAGVSLVNGVDIVALSQTLTQFVGGFIKFFY
- a CDS encoding ORF6C domain-containing protein; this translates as MNQLQIFNHEKFGGLEILTVEGKEHFPANDVAKKLGYSNPSDAVNRHCRSEGVVFHEVLTTGGKQQKKFISEGNLYRLITNSKLPDAERFEVWVFDEVLPSIRKTGSYQVGQPGNTKLLLQTALQHEERIETVETDVKYLKDHMRINGPQEQRINRNARGKIVEFLGGKDSNAYKVISKKVFSQFWNEFKRYFEIPRYGELPKVRFDEALHFIQEWQPDTSLRLEIKALNNQQHLKLVE
- a CDS encoding group-specific protein, translating into MIQVQIDEQQVFEIAREEIKTKLKTIESEFIFWDLKTLCEKTCMSRSFVLETFFFLPDFPRHKVGTKWVIPAKEASEYLLQWLKHQPCS
- a CDS encoding helix-turn-helix transcriptional regulator, whose protein sequence is MREWLKDKRLGAGLTQEQVAMKSGIARTTYAMYEQGERNPSVGVAVSIADVLKFKWTIFFEDKVHEVRKSEKQVI
- a CDS encoding helix-turn-helix domain-containing protein; protein product: MLSDKLRKLRATTNCTQSEFAKRIGVARTTYAMYEQGHREPDYETLQKIADYHNTTTDYLLGLTNNPKQSDKNEKDIAKRLEAFKNDLVNSDGLNFSGEPMSEDAKESLIEAMEHIFRQTQRINKKYIPDKYKKDDD
- a CDS encoding ImmA/IrrE family metallo-endopeptidase, which produces MTWIKAVVENLTRQYGTNDPFKLASLLNIHIVYWDLHHEIQGFYKYDRRNKYIVINSNLSSWKQLYVLAHELGHSMMHPRVNTPFLREKTFLSVDRIEVEANTFAVELLLPDEALHEYKDSSLSISEVAGIHGVPEEVAHLKNLRNIE